The Brassica napus cultivar Da-Ae chromosome C7, Da-Ae, whole genome shotgun sequence genomic interval ATCAAAAGCTATTCTCACAGCTATTATTTACTTGATTTATAGATAACATTTTAGGATTCATTTTACATTATAAACCTTCAGACAAATTCTAATCATGTTGGATCGATTAAAACCATGATCAGATATAATGGTAAGTGTATAAATTCTTTGATTTTAATCAAGATTCACATTTTAATCTTCAGACAGCGAGTACCAAAATTACAATTGAAACCAAACAAGAAGTTATTTCAAGATTTATTTATAAACTCAGCTCCCATTTTTCAGTCAGTAAGGTCTGGAGTTAGATTTGCTGCAAACCTTCCTGATCACTCCAACACGCTCTTCGCCAGTGATGACACCAACATTGACCAGCTTAGCCATGGACACAGCAAACTGCTGTCTGAACATGTGAGGTGGCTGCTCTGCGAAAGCCTTCACAAGTGGAGCGGTCCTAGGGTCCTTCACAAGCTCCTGATCAGTGGTCAAGACTCCCATATTCTTTTGAAGATTAATGTAATACTGGTTGTCGAATTTCACCGGAGTCTCAGCGTCTAGGTAAACGGTCTCTGAAGCCACTCGACATTTGCGACGCAAGAAATCTGCGTATTTGGAGTCAATCGACGGATCAGTTCCATAAGTTGCGTTGAAGTTGTAAAGCCTCGACTGGATGGTGCCACAGTAGGCTTTTCCTATGGTGTGGGCTCCGGAAAGGACAACAAGGTCGAGAACATTGAGACCGTAAGACTGAAACGTCTCGAGAAGGCCAGTGATGTCACGGCGGCCTGAAGGGACTTTCTCGACATCTCTAGCGTAAGAGTCGGTGGAGTCACGACGTCCATACGCGTTAGGCCAGTAAGGACCACCGAGTTGGAAGGTTGCGTCCCGGCTAGCTGCGGTTAGGATGTCGGCGCAGGAGACTAAGCCAGGGCAGGCTTTTTCTATCTCAGACTTGATATCGTCGATTAGCTCGAAGCCTCTTAGGGTTTTGCTCGCTGGGGATCTTCTCTCTGATCCTTCGTGGTCTAGAAGAACGGATGCATCACATCCCTGAAAGTTGTTATTCATTCACAAAAGATTTGTTATCTTCTCGTTCAAATGTATTATATAGACTAACCATCCACTAATCAGGACATTTTCAAAACTATGtaaactataattatatatatgaacgATAACATATAGCTTTTGCATGAGAGTCAGgagttattatatatacaccACTAAATAACGATTAATGTTGAATAAGTGAATAAGTGCAATACCGTGACACCGCAATCGTGGAAGAGAAGGCGGAGGAGGGCTGGACCAAGGGAGGAGTCCTTCTTTGTCCATTCTCTCACTTTGGTAGCAACGATCTTCTCAAAATCTGGACAAATCCTATCATAATAACTCAGTGATAACTGATTGTCCAAAGGAAACCAAGACTTTGTGTCATTGTCATCGTCCTCGTCGCCTCCGTATCCTCCAGCTCCAGGTAAGTCTTTCCTGTCAGCTGATACCGGCCAGGCCACGAAAATCACGAGAAGGATGAGGACTGATACCACGGCCGCCTTcattatttttccttttctctatGTTTCTCAGTTTGATTggatttgaatttctttttatgGTCGAGAGATGTGTTTATATATTGGGTTTCGAAATGTGATGGTTTTACGTGGGAGACACACCtttaatatctttaaaaattcaaatgaCTTGCTTGCATGTCGTGAGTGTGATGgttttgataattaatatatactaggtgACCGGCCGCACCCTGTGCGGGCATAAGAACATGATCGGTCCGCACCCTGTGTTCTCTCTCGGTCCGTACCTCACGAGAGGGAACACAGTAACGTCAGTATGAAGAAgcagatattgtgtgtatgtacaattgcaacgtcacaaaatattttgtgtgtttacgaaaatactttcattcaaaaaatggaataaatagtgtatagttttagaagtaacagattttatattatcattaattagaattgtattgtatatgtttcgtaattctttattttaggtgaataatattatttttccataaataataaacaaacatttatgtagacatattaaaagaaaatataataaaaatcaaaatattatccataaataatataaattatgaagtacatttttcgataaagaaagcaaattcaattagaaacttgcaaaaaattaaataaattttgtaagcaatttgacgggttaacattatttgatagatttataaatttctaaattttattgaacatgaaataatattaaattgacatactgtcatcggtctcctaactcatcacaacccatctagcaaatacaaaaagtaaataattgcaatagtttattcattttaaaatttgtatttgaaaaaaaaaatagattaaaattacgtaccgtgactacgaaatattctgaaaaacttgtttgtagacaacataGAATATTTTTGTCTGCGGCTtcccttctttaccagttattaggatttttaatccagatctcgacttaactcttgaaagtgaaagtttgccttgcattttgtaagcattttataaattattttaaaattatgataaatttattctttaacaacgataaataatttaaaaataatattaataaacatttttggattttgtaatatttaaaatagttattatataattatattcgaacataattcatcaagtagagtataaaactattataattatcttatataaaatttcgttcattgtgttttatagtttataaatattaaaagtaataaataaaacattattaatctttctataatactTCCAAGGTAAAGTGGGTGGCAGAGTCGATGAAAGTGGGTGGCAGAGTCGATTCATCAAGTAGCATATAATACTTCCAAGGCAAAGTGGGTGGCGGAGTCGATGAAAGATGAGGagcctttgcgtctaaacacatttttcttagcacacaagcagcatcgtcgtaataccttaatagtatgagaggaaagatttgtgaataatactttaaagaatgaaaagagaatgtttgtattttaagacctagggtgtctcatatatatatacagtcaatttatttctcatattaatgacgcacaatattttgcataataaataatgaaatcgtttaaagaaagatattaaatgtgtattgtcaaaaaatgatttgcatatgatatgattttaacttgtgcaactaatccatattagaaaggtaagttattaaaaacaaacaacctaaatagaaacattaaaatattttgtaagcaatgtaataaatatgatatcaacatgcgcaagtttaccgtttgaataataaggaaaatttttaatatttatcttaattctaaatcttgcccaagggtaaactaaatcgataatatttaatgatttcaacttgcgcaagtaatccatattgtgaatgattaaatttcatatttaatgatttcaacttgcgcaagtaatccatattagaaaggtgggcactttacccgatatccgaagtggcacccgaatcc includes:
- the LOC125589997 gene encoding peroxidase 7-like; translated protein: MKAAVVSVLILLVIFVAWPVSADRKDLPGAGGYGGDEDDDNDTKSWFPLDNQLSLSYYDRICPDFEKIVATKVREWTKKDSSLGPALLRLLFHDCGVTGCDASVLLDHEGSERRSPASKTLRGFELIDDIKSEIEKACPGLVSCADILTAASRDATFQLGGPYWPNAYGRRDSTDSYARDVEKVPSGRRDITGLLETFQSYGLNVLDLVVLSGAHTIGKAYCGTIQSRLYNFNATYGTDPSIDSKYADFLRRKCRVASETVYLDAETPVKFDNQYYINLQKNMGVLTTDQELVKDPRTAPLVKAFAEQPPHMFRQQFAVSMAKLVNVGVITGEERVGVIRKVCSKSNSRPY